A single window of Terriglobia bacterium DNA harbors:
- the gdhA gene encoding NADP-specific glutamate dehydrogenase encodes MTLVKAKNPAEPEFHQAVQEVFDSLRLVLERHPEYISHKILERITEPERVLMFRVPWFDDHGNVQVNRGFRIEMNSAIGPYKGGLRFHPSVNLGILKFLAFEQVFKNSLTTLPMGGGKGGSDFDPKGKSDSEVMRFCQSFMTELQRHIGPDTDVPAGDIGVGGREIGFMFGQYKRLRNEFSGVLTGKGLNWGGSLIRPEATGYGCVYFADEMLKTRKQTFEDKICLVSGSGNVSQYTIEKLLDLGGKPVTASDSNGVIYDPDGINREKLAYIMDLKNAKRGRISQYAEVYKKAVYMPTDGKLDHNPIWNIKGDCAFPSATQNEINGKDAANLIKNGCKLVSEGANMPSTLEATRMFIEAGVLYGPAKAANAGGVATSGLEMSQNSMRLNWTREEVDDRLHKIMIAIHKNCFETAEKYGTPGNLVNGANIGGFLKVANSMLDQGLV; translated from the coding sequence ATGACCCTGGTCAAGGCGAAGAATCCAGCCGAGCCCGAATTTCATCAGGCCGTCCAGGAAGTCTTCGACTCTCTCCGACTCGTGTTGGAGCGGCACCCCGAATACATTTCGCACAAAATTCTTGAGCGCATCACGGAGCCCGAACGCGTACTCATGTTCCGCGTTCCGTGGTTCGATGACCATGGCAATGTCCAGGTCAATCGCGGCTTCCGCATCGAGATGAATAGCGCGATCGGCCCCTACAAAGGCGGACTCCGCTTCCACCCCTCGGTCAACCTCGGTATCCTTAAATTCCTCGCCTTTGAACAGGTCTTCAAGAACTCCCTGACTACTCTTCCCATGGGCGGCGGCAAAGGCGGTTCCGACTTCGATCCCAAGGGCAAGAGTGACTCGGAAGTCATGCGTTTCTGCCAGAGCTTCATGACCGAACTCCAGCGTCACATCGGCCCCGACACTGACGTCCCGGCTGGCGACATCGGTGTGGGCGGCCGTGAAATTGGCTTTATGTTCGGCCAGTACAAGCGTCTTCGCAATGAATTCAGCGGCGTTCTCACCGGCAAAGGCCTCAACTGGGGCGGCTCACTCATCCGTCCCGAAGCCACCGGCTACGGCTGCGTTTATTTCGCCGACGAGATGCTGAAGACCCGTAAGCAGACCTTTGAGGACAAGATCTGCCTCGTCTCCGGCTCCGGCAACGTCTCACAGTACACCATCGAGAAGCTGCTCGATCTCGGCGGAAAGCCCGTCACCGCGTCCGACTCCAACGGCGTCATCTACGATCCCGATGGAATCAATCGCGAAAAACTGGCCTACATCATGGACCTCAAGAACGCCAAGCGCGGACGCATCTCGCAGTATGCCGAGGTCTACAAGAAGGCCGTCTACATGCCGACTGACGGCAAGCTCGACCACAATCCGATCTGGAACATCAAGGGCGATTGCGCGTTCCCGAGTGCAACCCAGAACGAAATTAACGGCAAAGACGCTGCTAACCTCATCAAGAACGGCTGCAAGCTGGTCTCCGAAGGCGCCAATATGCCGAGCACCCTCGAAGCCACCCGCATGTTCATCGAGGCTGGCGTCCTCTACGGTCCCGCGAAGGCCGCGAACGCCGGTGGCGTCGCTACCTCCGGGCTCGAAATGTCGCAGAACAGCATGCGTCTCAACTGGACCCGCGAAGAAGTCGACGACCGGCTGCACAAGATCATGATCGCCATCCACAAGAATTGCTTCGAGACCGCCGAAAAGTACGGCACCCCGGGCAATCTCGTGAACGGCGCCAACATCGGTGGCTTCCTCAAGGTCGCCAACTCGATGCTCGATCAGGGCCTCGTGTAA